From the Oleiharenicola lentus genome, one window contains:
- a CDS encoding Z1 domain-containing protein has product MSDKLESIISQALAGMNGGPSPLMRAIDFYAEQADAGGAGRELPKRIGAGPNDEVRKLLNEHLSIWDYEGNAAWTGSTAPNTIARRNRVYDLLRVDGPLRAALEKHLPPYQGAKATVIEDPKALQDWYTLDFRRKHNFYWKRLRKFLRKQGKIDNDGINSVDASADRVIERLADPASADIYQARGLVVGHVQSGKTTNFTAVIAKAIDAGYRLIIVLSGTTNLLRNQTQRRLDMQLVGRENILRGASEPDVGHDYVEDEGWPDKFITYGKLPSLLGHVDIHRLTSHEDFRQRDAGLNPLEFEFEKRDRRLPLYDRENLDHAGARIAVVKKQRERLKALKEELRAVGKEKCAEVPTLIIDDESDQASVNTVNPKAVDRKRSAINEDIVAILKLLPRANYLGYTATPFANVFINPKDSQDIYPRSFIISLPRPGGYMGAQEFIDFEPVEPGHLSNEKAYIRDIPTREAPGDDRLLEALDLFVLTGAIKKFREEKDGLEFKHHTMLVHHSVSKDDHKLLVRRIEALWRKAGYDSPSSYAPRLQKLLDDDIRPVWKDRGQLHGLRMPKNLSELRPYLGAALDEIRKGKSPVLMVNSAEGAEVPDFDARGGVWKIIVGGTKLSRGYTIEGLTVSYFRRRSKMQDTLMQMGRWFGYRPGFSDLVRLFIGRSEPVSKTGNATIDLYRAFELMCRDEEDFRAQLAMYEGKGGITPLEVPALVFNSHPRLRPTSRAKMYYARITWAAFDYREPTSQAAASSGRKTNERLFSKFISKLRIAEVEVSASGSRSPGIKYKWALASHAEVVSLLSGTKWDRTDNPIAAEIEFLSRNLAPVDSWLFLAPQISGDARPWNVGPESFECISRTRLETASRFGVYSSPKHLAFAKWLVGGAEGNFESSLKPRKRTGVLLFYPTRELLASGKPRENLPVMGFGIVIPRPDGPGQRIAFSV; this is encoded by the coding sequence ATGAGCGACAAGCTGGAATCTATCATTTCCCAGGCTCTCGCCGGAATGAACGGCGGACCGAGCCCGCTGATGAGGGCCATCGACTTCTATGCAGAGCAGGCGGACGCCGGCGGCGCCGGGCGCGAGCTGCCGAAACGCATCGGCGCGGGCCCGAACGATGAGGTCCGCAAGTTGCTCAACGAGCATCTGAGCATCTGGGACTATGAGGGAAACGCCGCGTGGACCGGATCTACCGCGCCGAACACGATTGCCCGGCGCAACCGCGTCTACGATCTCCTGCGCGTAGACGGCCCGCTGCGAGCGGCGCTGGAGAAGCACCTGCCCCCATACCAAGGCGCAAAGGCCACGGTGATCGAAGACCCGAAGGCCTTGCAGGATTGGTATACCTTGGACTTCCGACGGAAGCACAATTTCTACTGGAAACGGCTCCGGAAATTCCTGCGCAAGCAGGGCAAAATCGACAATGACGGGATCAATTCTGTCGACGCATCCGCCGATCGGGTCATCGAACGCCTCGCCGACCCAGCTTCCGCCGACATCTACCAGGCGCGGGGCCTCGTGGTCGGGCACGTGCAAAGCGGAAAGACGACGAACTTCACCGCGGTCATCGCCAAGGCGATCGATGCGGGATACCGCCTCATCATCGTCCTGTCCGGCACGACCAATCTACTACGCAACCAGACCCAGCGGCGCTTGGACATGCAGCTAGTGGGCCGGGAGAATATCCTACGCGGCGCATCCGAACCGGATGTCGGGCACGACTACGTCGAGGACGAAGGCTGGCCGGACAAGTTCATCACCTACGGGAAGCTGCCGAGCCTGCTCGGGCATGTCGACATTCACCGGCTTACCAGCCATGAGGATTTCAGGCAGAGGGATGCCGGCCTGAACCCGTTGGAGTTTGAGTTCGAGAAGCGCGATCGCAGGCTGCCGCTGTATGACCGCGAAAATCTGGATCACGCCGGCGCCCGGATTGCGGTCGTGAAAAAACAGCGCGAGCGGCTGAAGGCACTCAAGGAAGAGCTTCGCGCCGTCGGCAAGGAGAAGTGCGCGGAGGTTCCGACGCTCATCATCGACGATGAATCGGACCAAGCCTCGGTGAACACCGTGAACCCCAAGGCCGTCGACCGCAAAAGAAGCGCAATCAACGAGGACATTGTCGCCATCCTGAAGCTGCTACCCCGCGCCAACTACCTCGGATACACCGCGACTCCCTTTGCAAACGTATTCATCAACCCGAAGGATTCCCAGGACATCTATCCGCGCAGCTTCATCATCTCGCTCCCGCGGCCGGGCGGCTACATGGGCGCCCAGGAATTCATCGACTTCGAACCAGTAGAACCGGGCCATCTTTCAAACGAAAAGGCCTATATAAGGGACATACCGACAAGAGAGGCCCCAGGAGATGACCGCCTACTGGAGGCGTTGGACCTCTTTGTCCTGACAGGCGCCATCAAGAAATTCCGGGAAGAAAAGGACGGACTGGAATTTAAGCACCATACAATGCTGGTTCATCATTCGGTCAGCAAGGATGACCACAAGCTCCTGGTCCGGAGGATTGAGGCACTGTGGAGGAAGGCCGGATACGACTCGCCCAGTTCCTACGCGCCGCGCCTACAGAAGCTGCTGGATGACGACATCCGGCCGGTCTGGAAAGACCGTGGACAGCTCCATGGATTGCGGATGCCGAAAAACCTTTCCGAACTGCGGCCGTATCTTGGTGCTGCGCTGGATGAGATCCGGAAAGGCAAGAGTCCCGTCCTGATGGTGAACAGCGCGGAGGGCGCGGAAGTTCCCGACTTTGACGCCCGCGGAGGCGTGTGGAAAATAATCGTTGGAGGGACAAAGCTGTCACGCGGCTACACGATCGAAGGCTTGACGGTCTCCTATTTCCGGCGCCGGTCCAAAATGCAAGATACACTCATGCAGATGGGGCGCTGGTTCGGTTACAGGCCCGGCTTCTCCGATCTGGTGAGGCTGTTCATAGGAAGGTCTGAACCAGTCAGCAAGACCGGCAATGCGACCATCGATCTCTACCGTGCGTTTGAATTAATGTGCCGCGACGAGGAAGATTTTCGAGCCCAGCTGGCAATGTATGAAGGGAAGGGCGGCATAACTCCCCTTGAGGTGCCCGCCTTAGTGTTTAATTCGCATCCCCGCCTTCGGCCGACATCGCGGGCCAAGATGTATTATGCCAGAATCACGTGGGCCGCGTTTGACTACCGCGAGCCGACGAGCCAAGCCGCCGCGAGCTCGGGGCGTAAGACCAATGAACGGCTTTTTTCAAAATTCATCTCTAAACTCAGGATAGCCGAGGTGGAGGTCTCTGCATCCGGTTCGCGATCGCCCGGTATCAAATACAAATGGGCACTGGCATCTCATGCAGAAGTGGTGTCTCTGCTGAGTGGAACCAAATGGGACAGGACCGACAACCCGATAGCCGCAGAGATTGAATTTCTCAGTCGGAATTTAGCGCCAGTGGACTCTTGGCTATTCCTTGCGCCGCAGATCAGTGGAGACGCACGACCGTGGAATGTCGGGCCAGAAAGCTTCGAATGTATTTCCCGCACCCGATTGGAAACAGCATCCCGGTTCGGTGTGTATTCCTCTCCGAAGCACCTCGCATTTGCGAAGTGGCTGGTGGGGGGAGCGGAAGGTAATTTTGAATCCAGCCTCAAACCGCGGAAACGGACCGGTGTCCTCCTGTTTTATCCGACTAGGGAACTGCTCGCTTCGGGAAAGCCTAGGGAGAACCTACCTGTCATGGGATTCGGAATTGTGATTCCACGGCCGGATGGGCCGGGACAACGCATCGCATTCAGCGTGTAA
- a CDS encoding DNA gyrase/topoisomerase IV subunit A has protein sequence MAKKKPSKKSDQPELPLDAAVPEAGTKPETGNLKPEGSDASGKGEPSAASALQVSGLSSQVSEDAASAPPAAKRPKGQKVQDEQAPLALAYRNWFLDYASYVILDRAVPHIDDGLKPVQRRVLHTLWDMDDGRFHKVANVVGATMKLHPHGDASIGAALVSIAQRGWLIEPQGNFGNTLTGDDAAAPRYIEARLTPFAREVLFNPKTTTWQASYDGRTKEPVTLPAKFPIVLLEGADGIAVGLSTKILPHNFNDLCRAAINHLQGKTFRILPDFPTGGTADFTEYNDGERGGKVKVRAKIEERSKYLLAVTELPFGVTTESLIESILAANAKGKIKIKHVDDNTADKVEILIHLPQGAEADKVIQQLYVFTSCQVQLNPAACVIVRDPTTGQDKPVFTGVRDILKASADATKELLKRELEIKLGELEQQWHWDSLERIFIEERIYRLIEKSKTWESVLEEIRGGLKPFLKQLKREVTDDDIVRLTEIRIKRISAYNRFQADEAMKKIEEGIKETKGNLKKLTEYAVAWFEMLQEKYGKGIKRKTSYDEIEQIDASAVVSANQRLYVNREDGFIGLNWRQHEFVTECTILDSVLTIMGDASLKVTKVADKTFMGRDIRHVAIWPKDGDTRFYTMVYRDGPEGKCYAKKFQIGGLSRDKLYPLAKTEGSKLIWLDVAEKEKDMPKSIHVSLDGRSGARVRELDFDLTPVPVSTRTSKGLLVTKWAIKEVKVNDLALK, from the coding sequence GCGGGCACGAAACCTGAAACCGGAAACCTGAAACCTGAAGGTTCCGACGCCTCAGGCAAGGGTGAACCCTCTGCTGCCTCGGCTCTTCAGGTTTCAGGTCTCAGCTCTCAGGTTTCCGAGGATGCCGCTTCGGCTCCTCCGGCCGCGAAGCGGCCGAAGGGCCAGAAGGTCCAGGACGAACAGGCCCCGCTCGCGCTGGCCTACCGCAACTGGTTCCTCGACTACGCCTCCTACGTCATCCTCGACCGCGCCGTCCCGCACATTGACGACGGCCTGAAGCCCGTGCAGCGCCGCGTGCTCCACACGCTCTGGGACATGGATGACGGCCGCTTCCACAAGGTCGCCAACGTCGTCGGCGCCACGATGAAGCTCCACCCGCACGGCGACGCCTCCATCGGCGCCGCCCTCGTGAGCATCGCCCAGCGCGGCTGGCTCATCGAGCCGCAGGGCAACTTCGGCAACACCCTCACCGGCGACGACGCGGCCGCGCCGCGTTACATCGAGGCGCGCCTCACGCCCTTCGCCCGCGAGGTCCTCTTCAACCCGAAGACCACCACCTGGCAGGCCAGCTACGACGGCCGCACCAAGGAGCCCGTCACGCTCCCGGCCAAGTTCCCCATCGTCCTCCTCGAGGGCGCCGACGGCATCGCGGTCGGCCTCTCCACCAAGATCCTCCCGCACAACTTCAACGACCTCTGCCGCGCGGCGATCAACCACCTCCAGGGAAAAACCTTCCGCATTCTCCCCGATTTCCCCACCGGCGGCACCGCCGACTTCACGGAATACAACGACGGCGAGCGCGGCGGCAAGGTGAAGGTCCGCGCCAAGATCGAGGAGCGCTCCAAGTATCTCCTCGCCGTCACGGAGCTCCCCTTCGGCGTCACCACCGAGTCTCTCATCGAGTCCATCCTCGCCGCCAACGCCAAGGGCAAGATCAAGATCAAGCACGTGGACGACAACACGGCCGACAAGGTCGAGATCCTCATCCACCTCCCGCAGGGTGCCGAGGCCGACAAGGTCATCCAGCAGCTCTACGTGTTCACCAGCTGCCAGGTGCAGCTCAACCCCGCCGCCTGCGTCATCGTCCGCGATCCCACCACCGGCCAGGACAAGCCCGTCTTCACCGGTGTGCGCGACATCCTCAAGGCCAGCGCCGACGCCACCAAGGAGCTCCTCAAGCGCGAGCTCGAAATCAAGCTCGGCGAACTCGAGCAGCAGTGGCACTGGGATTCCCTCGAGCGCATCTTCATCGAGGAGCGCATCTACCGCCTCATCGAGAAATCCAAGACCTGGGAGTCCGTCCTCGAGGAAATCCGCGGCGGCCTGAAGCCGTTCCTCAAACAGCTCAAGCGCGAGGTCACCGACGACGACATCGTCCGCCTCACCGAGATCCGCATCAAGCGCATCTCCGCCTACAACCGCTTCCAGGCCGACGAGGCCATGAAGAAGATCGAGGAGGGCATCAAGGAGACGAAGGGCAACCTGAAGAAGCTCACGGAATACGCCGTCGCCTGGTTCGAGATGCTCCAGGAGAAATACGGCAAGGGCATCAAACGGAAGACCAGTTACGACGAGATCGAGCAGATCGACGCCTCGGCCGTGGTCTCCGCCAACCAGCGCCTCTACGTCAACCGCGAGGACGGCTTCATCGGCCTCAACTGGCGCCAGCACGAATTCGTCACCGAGTGCACGATCCTCGACAGCGTCCTCACGATCATGGGCGACGCCTCCCTCAAGGTCACGAAGGTCGCCGACAAGACCTTCATGGGCCGCGATATTCGCCACGTCGCCATCTGGCCCAAGGACGGCGACACGCGTTTCTACACGATGGTCTATCGCGACGGCCCCGAGGGGAAATGCTACGCCAAGAAATTCCAGATCGGCGGCCTGAGCCGCGACAAACTCTACCCCCTCGCCAAGACCGAAGGCTCGAAGCTCATCTGGCTCGACGTCGCCGAGAAGGAAAAAGACATGCCCAAGTCCATCCACGTGAGCCTCGACGGCCGCTCCGGCGCGAGAGTGCGCGAGTTGGACTTCGACCTCACGCCTGTCCCCGTCAGCACCCGCACCTCCAAAGGCCTCCTCGTGACCAAGTGGGCCATCAAAGAGGTTAAAGTTAACGATCTGGCGCTCAAGTAA
- a CDS encoding ATP-binding protein → MNNPAPSEGKGDGSFEGVEFSGQETVRPTPDILDALERDYPLEASIADLVDNSIDARARNVLIRFIRTKRKLTSLCIADDGDGMTATGIRLAMQFAARRAYKSRDLGMFGVGLKTASLSQADSLIVASRARAGEAVGRRWTKAGIKKHDWQLDILTKRSAETILGHNWGTLGAIRKGTVVRWDDVYDFDRLHTGLDEYLESAKTRIKNHLGLKLHRFLSRKQVRIQIEVEESDTGEVGPPSQVLPMNPFPPKDLSGARGFPKDFVVRFPNVGNVTMRGHIWRKKSKDEGYKLGGGRVADHQGFYFFRHDRLIQDGGWCGLIGTNEPHMSLARIEVDIPDTLRGYLKVRSNKAGVDVPATFASAIENARARDGSSIEDYLKTADEVYRRRGEQKPRPLVAPGSGIPAEVQKVLENQDVRFVRGRKCSIGWSKKKGLGFIHIDQENRKIILNDRYRKMLLRGAHGGGTDLPLLRTLLYFVFESLLAGQRIGPVERMRLEAIQASANAALKLEAQWAGV, encoded by the coding sequence ATGAATAATCCGGCGCCAAGTGAGGGGAAAGGAGACGGTAGTTTTGAAGGCGTTGAATTTAGCGGGCAAGAGACAGTTCGACCAACACCTGACATTCTTGATGCCCTCGAACGTGATTATCCGCTTGAGGCGAGCATAGCAGATCTCGTTGACAACTCGATCGACGCACGGGCTCGCAATGTTCTAATTCGCTTCATTCGGACCAAACGTAAACTAACCAGTCTTTGCATCGCCGACGATGGCGACGGCATGACCGCGACGGGCATTCGGCTGGCTATGCAGTTTGCAGCCCGGCGCGCCTACAAGAGCCGGGACTTGGGGATGTTTGGCGTTGGCCTTAAGACGGCCTCCCTCAGCCAGGCCGACAGCCTGATCGTCGCTTCGCGGGCTCGCGCCGGCGAAGCGGTGGGCAGGCGGTGGACGAAGGCCGGCATAAAAAAACATGACTGGCAGCTCGATATTCTTACGAAACGCAGTGCAGAGACCATCCTCGGACACAACTGGGGCACACTAGGTGCAATCAGAAAGGGAACCGTCGTCAGATGGGACGATGTCTACGATTTTGATCGGCTTCACACGGGGTTGGATGAATACTTGGAGTCGGCGAAAACGCGCATCAAGAACCACCTCGGCCTCAAGCTTCACCGTTTTCTCTCGCGGAAACAGGTTCGCATCCAGATTGAGGTCGAGGAGTCAGACACGGGCGAGGTAGGCCCTCCGAGTCAAGTCCTACCTATGAACCCCTTTCCGCCGAAGGATCTGAGTGGCGCCCGCGGATTTCCAAAAGACTTCGTGGTTCGATTTCCAAATGTAGGGAACGTTACAATGCGAGGGCATATCTGGCGTAAGAAATCCAAGGACGAGGGCTACAAACTGGGCGGGGGGCGCGTGGCGGACCATCAAGGGTTTTATTTCTTCCGCCACGACCGGCTCATTCAAGACGGAGGCTGGTGCGGTCTGATCGGCACGAACGAACCGCATATGAGCCTTGCCCGGATCGAAGTCGACATTCCGGACACGCTGCGCGGGTATCTCAAAGTGAGAAGCAACAAGGCAGGGGTGGACGTTCCGGCAACGTTTGCGAGTGCCATCGAAAATGCGCGCGCCCGCGATGGCTCGTCTATCGAGGATTATCTCAAAACAGCGGACGAAGTCTATCGGCGCCGCGGAGAACAGAAGCCCCGTCCGCTCGTCGCGCCCGGCAGCGGCATACCCGCTGAAGTGCAGAAGGTTCTCGAAAATCAAGACGTGCGGTTTGTTCGCGGACGAAAATGCTCGATCGGCTGGTCCAAGAAAAAGGGCTTGGGATTCATCCATATCGACCAAGAGAACCGGAAAATAATCCTCAACGACCGCTACCGGAAAATGCTGCTGCGCGGCGCTCACGGGGGAGGCACAGACCTTCCGTTGCTGCGGACGTTGCTCTACTTCGTTTTCGAATCCCTGCTCGCCGGGCAGCGCATTGGTCCTGTGGAACGAATGCGGCTCGAGGCAATCCAGGCATCCGCGAATGCCGCCTTGAAACTGGAGGCGCAATGGGCAGGCGTGTAG
- a CDS encoding PD-(D/E)XK motif protein yields the protein MGRRVGKPSRSLVGAHRLRWEVFEKRINREQPSVESSAGPPEVHFFTEPGGRRIGARFFARSTGTVTNRLTEVTVREIGVAEKTALEVSTGNPALYRDFYSLCCAIADRVQINKQLLDDAVTQTLKSWAALIRSRSLMPETAQTGLLGELLFLERAAGVLGWQAAADSWFGPDSEEHDFVLPEADVEVKSTTQEQRIHHIGSLGQLSPKGSRELYLVSVQLTRAGPSGSAVSLPDMVASVLASAGAAAPAAAELIRDRIRQQGWEDEDAPHYRSYYHLRAPMMAIPVSGDFPAIVPGTLDSLGQLAVARIKHVEYSINVDGLGVAHGTKQFNRTLFGSVKKR from the coding sequence ATGGGCAGGCGTGTAGGCAAGCCATCCCGCAGTCTCGTCGGTGCGCATCGCCTGCGATGGGAAGTTTTCGAGAAGCGCATCAATCGCGAACAACCCTCGGTCGAGTCCTCAGCCGGGCCGCCGGAAGTGCACTTCTTTACCGAACCTGGCGGCCGCCGTATCGGCGCCCGCTTTTTTGCCCGCAGCACGGGGACAGTTACAAACCGGCTTACGGAAGTCACCGTGCGGGAAATCGGCGTCGCGGAGAAAACCGCACTGGAAGTCTCCACCGGGAACCCGGCGCTCTACCGCGATTTCTACAGTCTCTGCTGCGCAATCGCGGACCGTGTGCAAATCAACAAACAACTGCTCGACGACGCGGTGACCCAGACCCTGAAATCATGGGCCGCGCTGATACGCAGCAGATCTCTTATGCCGGAGACGGCTCAGACCGGGCTGCTCGGGGAGCTCCTGTTCCTGGAGCGGGCCGCCGGTGTCCTTGGCTGGCAGGCTGCGGCTGACTCCTGGTTCGGACCGGATTCGGAGGAGCACGATTTCGTGCTTCCGGAAGCGGATGTGGAGGTTAAGTCGACCACGCAGGAACAGCGGATTCACCACATCGGATCCCTCGGCCAGCTTTCCCCCAAGGGTTCACGCGAGCTGTATCTCGTATCTGTCCAGCTCACTAGGGCGGGGCCCAGCGGCAGCGCAGTTTCGCTGCCGGATATGGTAGCCTCCGTGCTCGCATCGGCGGGGGCCGCCGCACCCGCCGCGGCAGAGCTGATCCGAGACCGGATCCGGCAGCAGGGATGGGAGGACGAAGATGCTCCGCACTACCGGTCGTATTACCATCTCCGGGCTCCGATGATGGCTATTCCCGTAAGCGGTGATTTTCCCGCGATCGTTCCCGGGACCTTGGACAGTCTCGGCCAATTGGCGGTTGCACGGATAAAGCACGTCGAATATTCGATCAACGTGGATGGTCTCGGAGTCGCTCACGGCACAAAGCAATTCAACCGGACGCTTTTCGGCTCCGTGAAAAAACGATGA
- the dcm gene encoding DNA (cytosine-5-)-methyltransferase: MKEEQGAYSVNGSTPHHPLRFIDLFCGIGGFRYAFESVGAKCVFSSDWDKYSQITYEANFGHKPVGDIHSVAVADIPEHDILCGGFPCQPFSLAGVSKKNSLGRKHGFDDEKQGNLFFSIADILDYHKPEAFVLENVKNLKSHDGGRTFKVIHETLTEALGYQVYYKVIDAIGLVPQHRERIFLVGFKTPRYFEFPKFPAKGPKLASILDKEVDPKYTLTPKLWEYLQNYAKKHAAAGNGFGFGKVDGTMTARTLSARYHKDGSEILIDQGSGRIPRRLTPRECARLMGYPESHKIPVSDTQAYRQFGNSVVMPVVAKIAQEVVAALSRPVGFTPELHLTSAESKISIALPAHSKNVVYKQKLKRTN; the protein is encoded by the coding sequence ATCAAGGAGGAACAAGGAGCGTATAGTGTAAATGGAAGCACACCGCACCATCCCCTACGTTTTATTGATCTCTTCTGCGGCATTGGCGGATTCCGCTATGCCTTTGAAAGCGTGGGTGCCAAATGCGTGTTCTCGAGCGATTGGGATAAATACTCGCAGATCACTTATGAGGCCAATTTCGGGCACAAGCCTGTCGGAGATATTCATTCCGTAGCGGTAGCCGATATACCAGAACATGATATTCTCTGCGGCGGCTTTCCGTGCCAGCCCTTCAGCTTAGCTGGTGTCTCTAAGAAAAACAGTCTTGGGCGCAAACATGGCTTCGATGACGAGAAACAGGGCAACCTGTTTTTCTCGATCGCCGACATACTTGATTACCACAAACCAGAAGCGTTTGTCTTGGAGAACGTCAAAAACCTCAAGAGCCACGATGGCGGGCGCACCTTCAAAGTCATACACGAGACCCTTACCGAAGCTCTCGGCTATCAGGTCTATTACAAGGTAATCGATGCCATCGGGCTTGTTCCTCAACACCGGGAGCGCATTTTCCTAGTCGGTTTTAAAACCCCCAGGTATTTCGAGTTCCCAAAGTTCCCGGCCAAAGGCCCTAAACTCGCGTCGATCTTGGATAAAGAAGTAGACCCGAAATACACTCTCACACCGAAGCTGTGGGAGTATTTGCAAAACTACGCCAAGAAGCATGCCGCTGCCGGCAACGGTTTCGGCTTCGGCAAGGTGGACGGAACAATGACCGCACGAACTCTGAGCGCGCGTTATCACAAGGATGGCTCTGAAATCCTGATCGATCAGGGTTCGGGGCGCATTCCGCGTCGCCTGACACCACGCGAATGCGCTAGGCTTATGGGCTATCCGGAATCTCACAAAATTCCGGTCTCAGATACACAAGCTTATCGGCAGTTCGGAAACTCTGTCGTGATGCCCGTGGTCGCCAAAATTGCACAGGAAGTCGTTGCTGCACTGAGCAGACCAGTTGGCTTCACACCGGAATTGCACCTAACGTCAGCCGAGAGCAAAATTAGCATCGCCCTACCGGCTCATTCCAAAAATGTAGTGTATAAGCAGAAACTGAAACGAACGAACTGA